Proteins encoded by one window of Candidatus Odinarchaeum yellowstonii:
- the pstB gene encoding phosphate ABC transporter ATP-binding protein PstB, with product MIVDDDWLKEFLIQEDFKTLPSVISVRNLNLWFGSAHVLKSINLEIKKNRITAIIGPSGCGKTTLIRTFNRMCDLDNARVEGEIIFDGRNIIGDDVDVVELRRRIGMVFQKPNPFPKSIFANVAYGPLIHGVRSRSKLYKIVQESLERAALWDEVKDRLKDNALSLSGGQQQRLCIARSLAVNPEVLLMDEPCSALDPISTAKIEDLMLDLKEYLTIIIVTHNMQQAARVSDYAAFLYLGELIEFGPTSLIFERPRDERTKAYITGRFG from the coding sequence AAAGAGTTTCTTATTCAAGAAGATTTTAAAACACTGCCCAGCGTTATCTCGGTTAGAAACTTGAATTTATGGTTCGGTTCAGCGCATGTTTTAAAATCTATTAACTTAGAGATTAAGAAAAACAGGATAACCGCGATCATCGGCCCCTCCGGCTGCGGTAAAACAACATTGATTCGAACCTTTAACCGTATGTGTGATCTAGATAACGCGCGTGTTGAAGGTGAGATTATCTTCGACGGCCGTAATATTATAGGAGATGACGTAGATGTGGTTGAACTTCGGAGAAGGATCGGTATGGTCTTTCAGAAGCCTAATCCCTTCCCTAAATCTATCTTTGCGAATGTGGCTTACGGTCCTTTAATACACGGTGTGAGGAGTAGATCTAAACTATACAAGATTGTTCAGGAGAGTTTAGAACGCGCGGCTTTATGGGATGAGGTTAAAGACAGGTTGAAGGATAATGCTCTAAGTCTTTCAGGAGGTCAGCAGCAGAGGCTTTGCATTGCTAGATCTTTAGCTGTTAACCCTGAGGTGCTTTTAATGGATGAACCATGCTCTGCTTTAGATCCTATATCCACAGCTAAAATAGAGGATTTAATGTTAGATCTTAAGGAGTATCTTACTATTATAATAGTAACTCATAACATGCAGCAGGCGGCGCGTGTATCCGATTACGCGGCGTTCCTATACCTTGGGGAGCTTATAGAATTCGGCCCTACTAGTTTAATTTTTGAGCGACCTAGAGATGAGAGGACGAAAGCT